One genomic segment of Virgibacillus doumboii includes these proteins:
- a CDS encoding DUF4179 domain-containing protein, with protein MSNKVKRELDKIEIPEEVHDRARMGIEQAKAELGGKHHKKRKLYKRLSLIAAAVLIVVSTFTFTPALAAIYDKIFSSEHIDDAGVRMAIKSGQGQVLDQTYYDEEHDIKVHFDTVLTDGKETKLLLTYQSDSTNLKNYYIDLFEGVSSMYLITGNGQKIELDNVGWGSRYYNSEENKVAEALSFDSIKEYEGQNLRLEIKNLTIWKDQGMGKVQTVWPLEFNLDEPAISDRNTVEVNKKFEFKGITYTIRRVEFSEFETRVVVVGSDTKIFTDENGMRYEVMSKIRSQFLNARENSDEYGYTFNENKSGVYLKSNGKQVVPIYSKGEVRTEDDEYVMTFAPVKDRQDATLVVGEDIEIPLVE; from the coding sequence ATGAGCAATAAGGTTAAACGCGAGCTGGATAAAATTGAAATCCCGGAGGAAGTGCACGATAGAGCCAGAATGGGAATAGAGCAGGCCAAAGCGGAACTCGGGGGAAAACATCATAAAAAACGAAAGCTTTATAAACGGTTATCACTTATTGCAGCTGCAGTTCTGATTGTTGTATCAACATTTACGTTTACACCAGCATTGGCAGCTATCTATGACAAAATCTTTTCGAGTGAACACATTGATGACGCAGGGGTAAGAATGGCTATTAAATCGGGCCAGGGTCAGGTTCTTGATCAGACTTATTATGACGAAGAACATGATATTAAGGTGCATTTTGATACGGTATTGACGGACGGTAAAGAAACCAAACTTCTCCTGACCTATCAAAGCGATTCAACCAATTTAAAAAATTACTATATAGATTTGTTTGAAGGTGTAAGTTCCATGTATCTAATTACGGGAAATGGACAAAAAATTGAATTGGATAATGTGGGATGGGGAAGCAGATATTATAACAGTGAAGAGAACAAGGTGGCTGAAGCCCTGTCATTTGATTCAATCAAAGAATATGAAGGACAAAACCTTCGTTTGGAAATTAAGAATCTGACGATATGGAAAGACCAGGGTATGGGAAAAGTACAGACAGTCTGGCCGCTCGAATTCAACCTTGATGAACCCGCCATTTCAGATAGAAATACGGTCGAAGTAAACAAGAAATTTGAATTTAAAGGGATAACATACACAATCAGACGAGTGGAATTTTCAGAATTTGAAACAAGAGTAGTCGTCGTCGGTTCCGATACTAAAATCTTTACCGATGAAAATGGAATGCGATATGAGGTCATGAGCAAAATAAGAAGCCAATTCTTGAATGCCAGGGAAAATAGTGACGAATATGGATATACCTTTAATGAAAATAAATCCGGGGTATATTTGAAGTCAAACGGTAAACAGGTCGTGCCTATCTACAGTAAAGGTGAAGTCAGGACTGAAGATGATGAGTATGTAATGACATTCGCTCCCGTAAAGGATCGCCAGGACGCCACTCTGGTTGTTGGAGAGGATATTGAGATTCCGTTAGTAGAGTAA
- a CDS encoding putative holin-like toxin: MTTYEALSLVAQFSLSLIASLTLIVTIVVYLQKKEVTAP, from the coding sequence ATGACGACATATGAAGCATTAAGTTTAGTAGCGCAATTTAGTTTATCACTAATAGCGTCACTGACACTGATTGTAACTATTGTCGTCTACCTGCAAAAAAAAGAAGTAACCGCCCCATGA
- a CDS encoding DUF805 domain-containing protein — protein sequence MYWYAKVIKNYFEFDGRARRKEYWMFTLVNALIILAISIFETVLGMPGLIYVLYSVFVFIPGLAVTVRRLHDTGKTGWWVLIGFIPIAGAIVLIVFECIDSYPYENKYGPNPKFSI from the coding sequence ATGTATTGGTACGCAAAGGTTATAAAAAATTATTTTGAATTTGATGGGAGAGCAAGACGAAAGGAATACTGGATGTTTACGCTTGTTAACGCCCTTATCATTTTGGCAATATCCATATTTGAAACTGTTCTTGGAATGCCGGGTCTGATTTACGTTCTTTATTCAGTATTTGTCTTCATTCCAGGATTGGCTGTTACAGTACGCAGATTGCACGATACTGGAAAAACCGGCTGGTGGGTTTTGATAGGGTTTATTCCAATAGCGGGGGCTATTGTGCTAATAGTATTTGAGTGTATCGACAGCTACCCGTATGAAAATAAGTATGGTCCAAATCCGAAATTTAGTATCTGA
- a CDS encoding VOC family protein, with the protein MGKNTGVTFQVRIADYEQGMGWYEKLFNRKPDFIPHEDFAEWEIVPDAWLQVAKGNPTEGNGPLRLGVEDIEKERERLMNELDIEIESVNTREGVPAAWCSFEDPYGNRIGLYQDLT; encoded by the coding sequence ATGGGAAAAAACACGGGTGTAACATTTCAGGTGAGGATTGCCGATTATGAGCAGGGAATGGGGTGGTATGAAAAACTTTTTAACAGGAAACCTGACTTCATCCCACATGAGGACTTTGCAGAGTGGGAGATCGTTCCTGATGCATGGCTGCAGGTTGCTAAGGGTAACCCCACTGAGGGGAACGGGCCGTTGAGATTAGGTGTTGAAGATATTGAAAAGGAAAGAGAACGATTAATGAATGAATTGGACATCGAAATAGAAAGTGTAAATACAAGGGAAGGTGTCCCGGCAGCATGGTGTTCATTTGAAGACCCATATGGAAATAGAATTGGCTTGTATCAGGACCTTACATAG
- a CDS encoding SDR family oxidoreductase, with the protein MNVSEQNQSVVFITGASGGFGLLISLALAEAGYFVVATMRNLSKKERLLGKALEKGVKTNIECIELDVTKQDKIASVIPEVIDRFGSIDVLINNAGYAAGGFTEELSLEDWRQQFETNFFGLVAVTKAVIPHMRKQQRGTIINLSSISGRMALPGLGPYSASKHAVEGFSESLRLELLPFGIHVVLIEPGSYLTDIWSKGMEAFHVDSESPYKEKTETLMKIVNHIAKTADDPEDVVRLIVEVVQKDNPDLRYPVGKGVKSQIRMKSLLPWRWVERTILKKVRPRK; encoded by the coding sequence ATGAACGTTTCCGAGCAAAACCAATCCGTTGTTTTCATCACCGGTGCATCAGGCGGATTCGGTCTTTTGATAAGCCTGGCACTTGCTGAAGCAGGGTATTTTGTCGTGGCTACGATGCGGAATTTATCAAAAAAAGAAAGACTACTGGGAAAAGCACTGGAAAAGGGCGTCAAAACTAACATTGAATGCATCGAGTTAGACGTAACCAAACAAGATAAAATTGCTTCCGTGATTCCAGAGGTTATTGATCGTTTCGGGTCTATTGATGTACTCATTAACAATGCAGGATACGCAGCGGGTGGGTTTACGGAGGAATTGTCACTTGAAGATTGGCGCCAACAGTTTGAAACGAACTTCTTTGGATTGGTTGCCGTAACAAAAGCCGTTATCCCTCATATGAGAAAGCAACAGCGTGGTACTATCATCAATCTTTCCAGCATTAGCGGCAGGATGGCACTCCCTGGCCTTGGTCCTTATTCTGCATCCAAACACGCGGTTGAAGGATTCAGTGAGTCACTAAGGCTGGAATTGCTGCCATTTGGTATTCATGTTGTACTAATTGAGCCAGGTTCCTATCTAACGGATATTTGGTCAAAAGGAATGGAAGCATTTCATGTCGATTCGGAATCTCCATATAAAGAGAAAACCGAAACACTAATGAAAATCGTGAACCACATCGCAAAAACAGCCGATGACCCTGAAGACGTCGTCCGACTGATTGTTGAGGTGGTTCAAAAAGACAATCCAGATCTTCGTTATCCAGTTGGTAAAGGTGTAAAAAGCCAGATACGTATGAAAAGTTTATTGCCATGGAGATGGGTGGAGCGTACAATTTTGAAAAAAGTCCGTCCGAGGAAATAA
- a CDS encoding cupin, which yields MGYVQLEEKGNIGYHQAVVPQLMVITAGEGFVRGNSVDFFPVETGDTVYWEKNEWHEAKTENGLTAIVIESNGLDPALVMAKEK from the coding sequence GTGGGGTATGTGCAACTCGAGGAGAAGGGGAATATTGGATATCATCAGGCGGTAGTGCCTCAGTTGATGGTAATTACAGCTGGTGAGGGTTTTGTGCGTGGAAACAGTGTTGATTTTTTCCCTGTAGAGACTGGGGATACTGTTTATTGGGAGAAGAACGAGTGGCATGAGGCTAAAACAGAGAATGGACTGACTGCAATTGTCATCGAAAGCAACGGGCTGGATCCGGCGCTCGTGATGGCGAAGGAGAAATAG
- a CDS encoding VOC family protein: MLKGLHHIELYVSDLKRSVEFWSWLLEDLGYSKYQEWKSGQSWKIDETYIVFVQAEERFLDIPYHRCRVGLNHLAFHARSRKHVDQVAEELRSYGVNILYPDKHPFAGGKDYYAVYFEDPDRIKVELVAPGV; encoded by the coding sequence ATGCTGAAAGGGTTACATCACATTGAACTGTATGTTTCGGATTTAAAGAGATCGGTAGAATTCTGGAGTTGGTTGCTTGAGGATTTAGGTTATTCTAAGTACCAGGAATGGAAAAGTGGTCAAAGCTGGAAAATAGATGAAACATATATCGTTTTTGTACAGGCCGAGGAAAGGTTTCTGGATATTCCTTATCACAGATGCCGCGTGGGATTAAACCATCTTGCCTTTCATGCTCGTTCACGAAAGCATGTTGATCAGGTGGCTGAGGAACTGAGGAGCTACGGCGTAAATATTCTTTACCCGGATAAACATCCTTTTGCCGGTGGAAAGGATTATTATGCTGTTTATTTTGAGGACCCGGACCGGATCAAAGTGGAACTGGTTGCCCCCGGGGTATAA
- a CDS encoding DsbA family protein → MANNNNMICDLETGVCGPAGDSEMELIDLKKPKKTIDLYYVSDPICSHCWALEPVLRRFTEQYGDYFNVHTVMGGLLEKWGDGPVDPANGIHGPADVAGHWREVGEQTRMPIDGSLMIDNPVHSSYPPSRVFKVIQKQDVELASVFLRRAREAVFAFNQNIADKSVLVDIVNKLGLDGEEIVKEAESENGQKLLNEDFALAASLGARGFPTIIMVNEENKGVKIVGGRPLEYYISGLKQVLDKEDLKPKQQPALSNLLEKEELLFSKEIEEMYDLEKKDIDAYVQKELISNDFQTKELLGETYFVKK, encoded by the coding sequence ATGGCAAACAACAATAATATGATTTGTGATTTGGAAACTGGTGTGTGTGGTCCCGCTGGAGATAGTGAAATGGAGTTGATTGATTTGAAGAAACCGAAGAAAACAATTGATCTATATTATGTGAGTGATCCAATCTGTTCACACTGCTGGGCATTGGAACCTGTTCTTCGCCGTTTTACTGAGCAGTACGGTGATTATTTTAACGTCCATACAGTAATGGGAGGATTACTTGAAAAATGGGGTGACGGGCCAGTTGATCCTGCAAATGGTATTCATGGACCAGCCGATGTTGCGGGGCATTGGAGAGAAGTTGGTGAACAGACCCGCATGCCAATCGACGGATCTCTCATGATTGACAATCCTGTACATTCATCATATCCTCCTTCCCGTGTGTTCAAAGTGATTCAAAAACAGGATGTAGAGTTAGCCAGTGTATTTTTACGCCGCGCACGAGAAGCTGTTTTCGCATTTAACCAAAATATAGCCGACAAATCTGTGTTGGTTGACATCGTGAATAAACTTGGACTTGATGGAGAGGAAATTGTGAAAGAGGCTGAATCAGAAAATGGTCAGAAGCTATTAAATGAGGATTTCGCGCTTGCTGCAAGCCTGGGTGCCAGAGGATTCCCAACAATTATTATGGTGAATGAGGAAAATAAAGGCGTGAAAATAGTTGGCGGTCGTCCGTTGGAATATTATATTTCCGGGCTAAAACAGGTTCTGGATAAAGAAGACCTTAAACCAAAACAACAGCCGGCACTTTCGAATTTGCTTGAAAAAGAGGAACTTCTATTTTCGAAAGAGATAGAAGAAATGTATGATCTTGAAAAGAAAGATATTGACGCATATGTTCAAAAGGAACTTATATCAAATGATTTTCAGACCAAAGAACTTTTGGGGGAAACATATTTTGTTAAAAAATAG
- a CDS encoding TIGR04104 family putative zinc finger protein, which produces MNIQKCISCSNQFSWGTIYKALMIGYNPIQCRVCGSNHEVIFSTRLWTALLTVGPLFIILYLTFPGNFLRTVPTLLNVVLMILAAALGSLLTPYVAKYKYFGQ; this is translated from the coding sequence ATGAATATACAAAAATGTATTAGTTGCAGTAATCAATTTTCATGGGGAACAATTTATAAAGCATTGATGATTGGATATAACCCAATACAGTGCAGAGTTTGTGGTTCAAACCACGAAGTAATTTTTTCAACAAGATTGTGGACAGCATTATTAACTGTAGGACCGTTATTTATAATATTGTATCTTACGTTTCCAGGGAATTTTCTACGGACCGTACCAACTTTATTAAACGTTGTTTTGATGATTTTAGCGGCTGCTCTCGGATCCTTACTAACTCCGTATGTAGCTAAATATAAGTATTTTGGGCAATAA
- a CDS encoding YwbE family protein: MAGTLRENIKQGQKVRVVQKQDQRTGKLTEGIVSKILTNSASHPHGIKVMLENGMVGRVQEIVI, translated from the coding sequence ATGGCAGGAACATTAAGAGAAAATATAAAACAAGGGCAAAAAGTGCGTGTTGTACAAAAGCAGGACCAACGCACCGGAAAATTAACAGAAGGTATAGTGTCAAAAATATTGACAAATTCTGCTTCACATCCGCATGGCATTAAGGTTATGCTGGAGAACGGAATGGTAGGCAGAGTGCAGGAAATTGTAATCTAA
- a CDS encoding RNA polymerase sigma factor: MGNHTQNDELNNELNIVYRYLVKKGVPHKDAEDAVQETAYKYLRYSDSIRSSKVRSWLIRVALNFYYDQRRKDKKYIFNLKENIRESESDEMPEAVILENERKEELHLLLNKLKPRFRELLLLKYESELSYDEISKLLGMSISSIKTNLFRARKKLVKLYEEANDGR; the protein is encoded by the coding sequence ATGGGAAATCATACACAAAACGATGAACTGAATAATGAGCTGAATATTGTTTACCGGTACTTAGTGAAAAAAGGCGTTCCTCATAAAGATGCGGAGGATGCAGTACAGGAAACAGCATACAAATACCTGAGATATTCCGATTCCATTCGTTCCTCCAAAGTACGGAGCTGGCTGATTCGGGTGGCATTGAATTTTTATTATGATCAACGCCGCAAGGATAAAAAATACATATTCAATCTGAAAGAAAATATTAGGGAAAGTGAATCTGACGAAATGCCGGAAGCAGTTATTTTGGAAAACGAACGCAAGGAAGAACTTCATCTACTATTGAATAAATTGAAACCGCGATTTAGGGAACTTCTTTTACTGAAATATGAATCTGAACTTTCGTATGACGAGATTTCAAAGTTACTGGGCATGAGCATCAGTTCGATAAAAACGAATTTATTCCGCGCAAGAAAGAAGTTAGTCAAACTGTATGAGGAGGCAAATGATGGACGATAA
- a CDS encoding MFS transporter codes for MNKRVYFLMIVAFVVGMVELIIGGLLDLMAADLGVSLGQVGFLITIFSLIFAVGAPVLLILTSNIERKKLTLVSLAIFLLGNLVTVFSPTYTIVFIGRVISALSGSLLIILCLTIAPTIVHPKYRGRAIGIVSMGVSASIVLGLPVGLLLGNAFGWRAPFVMISVLTVFSMIGVFFLMGHIEPKPSSPIGKQLATLKDRKIFFGQAITFLFIAGHTVLYAYLTPFAKITMDLDGTWVSVIYMIFGIAAVSGGGVGGMLSDTIGPKRTIMLTIVLFTLVIFAIPYTTFALPAFLLILVIWGMLSWTLAPATQSYLIGLSPESADIQQSLNNSALHLGIAFGSLIGGLVIERASVEQNATVGGLFVILSIGAALVSMYRKRESGVAQK; via the coding sequence ATGAATAAACGTGTATACTTTTTGATGATCGTTGCCTTTGTTGTCGGAATGGTCGAATTAATCATTGGTGGATTATTGGACCTAATGGCAGCCGATTTGGGTGTCAGTCTAGGTCAGGTCGGATTCCTGATCACGATTTTTTCACTGATTTTTGCAGTTGGGGCACCGGTTTTATTAATTCTTACTTCGAATATCGAACGAAAAAAGCTGACACTTGTTTCGCTGGCGATTTTTCTGCTGGGAAATCTGGTGACAGTGTTCAGCCCGACATATACGATTGTTTTTATTGGAAGAGTTATTTCAGCATTGAGCGGATCACTGCTGATTATTTTATGTCTGACAATCGCACCAACCATCGTCCACCCAAAATACCGCGGCAGGGCAATCGGAATCGTGTCCATGGGTGTCAGTGCGTCGATTGTGCTTGGTCTGCCAGTCGGACTGTTGTTGGGAAATGCGTTTGGGTGGCGCGCTCCGTTTGTGATGATTTCCGTTTTGACTGTGTTTTCCATGATTGGTGTGTTTTTCCTGATGGGGCATATCGAACCGAAGCCGTCCAGTCCGATCGGAAAACAGCTGGCAACCTTGAAAGATAGAAAAATATTTTTTGGACAGGCCATCACATTTCTGTTTATAGCAGGACATACCGTTCTTTATGCCTATCTGACCCCGTTCGCAAAAATAACGATGGACTTGGACGGGACCTGGGTCAGTGTGATTTACATGATTTTCGGGATTGCAGCGGTAAGCGGCGGAGGAGTCGGTGGTATGCTATCTGACACCATCGGGCCAAAGCGGACGATTATGTTAACGATTGTTCTGTTTACGCTGGTAATATTTGCGATACCATATACAACATTTGCACTGCCGGCGTTCTTGCTGATTCTGGTGATCTGGGGAATGCTCAGCTGGACACTGGCTCCAGCGACACAGTCCTATCTTATCGGTTTGTCACCTGAATCAGCTGACATACAGCAAAGTCTGAATAACTCGGCGCTTCATCTTGGAATCGCCTTCGGGTCATTGATTGGCGGCCTGGTGATTGAGCGAGCTTCTGTTGAACAAAATGCAACAGTTGGTGGATTATTTGTTATTCTTTCGATTGGAGCGGCGCTGGTTTCAATGTATCGTAAACGGGAGTCGGGGGTTGCGCAGAAGTAG
- a CDS encoding RNA polymerase sigma factor — protein MKLNKQDVRLISSNPFKEMKVNPINKLVKKAQKGDEKAFLKLFQEYEIDIYRMAFLYVKNKDDALDVVQETAYRSFKKISTLKNPDVFKSWLIKIATSCATDMLRKKKKVIHLNPEKTDFPDSSDDDLPLSLSLQDLLGTLDESEKNIILWKYYYGYTLKEISEIEGTPLGTVKSVLYRSLARLRKQVRRADMYEQ, from the coding sequence ATGAAGCTAAATAAACAAGATGTCCGTCTAATAAGTAGTAATCCTTTCAAAGAAATGAAGGTGAATCCTATTAATAAACTAGTAAAAAAAGCGCAAAAAGGCGATGAAAAAGCTTTTCTGAAATTGTTTCAGGAGTATGAAATCGACATTTATCGGATGGCATTTCTATATGTAAAAAATAAGGATGATGCACTTGATGTTGTTCAGGAAACTGCATATCGGTCGTTCAAAAAAATAAGTACATTAAAGAATCCGGATGTTTTCAAATCGTGGCTGATCAAGATTGCAACCAGTTGTGCGACTGACATGCTGAGGAAAAAAAAGAAAGTTATCCACTTGAATCCTGAAAAGACGGATTTTCCGGATTCAAGCGATGATGATCTGCCGCTTTCATTATCATTACAGGATTTACTTGGAACGTTAGATGAAAGTGAGAAGAACATCATCCTTTGGAAATATTATTACGGATATACATTGAAGGAGATTTCGGAAATTGAAGGGACTCCTTTAGGAACAGTGAAATCAGTATTATATCGATCATTAGCAAGGCTTCGAAAGCAAGTAAGGAGGGCTGATATGTATGAGCAATAA
- a CDS encoding membrane lipoprotein lipid attachment site-containing protein gives MKKILFLLSLVFMVLTGCDFGNDELTYENVNLEKTNGDVKTFINRMETKEDGTGNGIYMFNDTDKRYYLYLSQEFLDNGKHFGKIDIKTEESSLNIYLSDDSEGEKVINKYKVYEIKLDKQYKIIKVFKNGEETHFQTIGA, from the coding sequence GTGAAAAAAATATTATTTTTATTATCATTAGTTTTTATGGTGCTTACCGGATGTGATTTTGGTAATGATGAATTAACTTATGAGAATGTTAATTTAGAAAAAACAAATGGGGATGTAAAAACATTTATTAATCGAATGGAAACAAAAGAAGATGGAACTGGAAATGGTATTTATATGTTCAATGACACCGATAAAAGGTACTATTTATATCTCAGCCAAGAATTTTTGGATAACGGTAAACACTTTGGAAAAATAGATATTAAGACAGAAGAAAGTTCACTTAACATCTATTTAAGCGATGATTCGGAAGGTGAAAAAGTAATCAATAAGTATAAAGTATATGAAATTAAATTAGATAAACAATATAAAATTATTAAGGTTTTTAAAAATGGTGAAGAAACTCATTTCCAAACAATAGGAGCTTGA
- a CDS encoding winged helix-turn-helix transcriptional regulator: protein MQTCPYIEASFQILGKKWNGQIIHYLSSCENQTAHFSDMKRDLKGITARALSMKLSELTDEGLVEKKVESGSTVTISYVLSEKGTDLADSLKPIQEWAKRNMDVEIPNKKEAK from the coding sequence ATGCAAACTTGTCCTTACATTGAAGCTTCTTTTCAAATCCTGGGGAAAAAGTGGAATGGTCAAATCATCCACTATCTGTCTTCATGTGAGAATCAGACAGCTCATTTTTCCGATATGAAGCGTGATTTAAAAGGTATCACCGCTAGAGCACTGTCAATGAAACTTTCTGAACTTACAGATGAGGGATTAGTTGAAAAGAAAGTAGAAAGCGGATCAACCGTTACCATTTCATATGTATTATCAGAAAAAGGTACGGATTTGGCCGATAGTCTTAAGCCCATTCAGGAATGGGCGAAGCGTAACATGGATGTAGAAATTCCAAATAAAAAGGAGGCAAAATAA
- a CDS encoding GyrI-like domain-containing protein, with protein MEDFQYEIVTKPAYRGVGLKWDGSYEEVSTLKKVIDRMSNRAGELDNAVDPQTQLGLSYHLRPDGFVHYSVFEVNDEQHIPDGMVEIHVPEMTYLVVHHEKGQDIGGTYDKIFKWIKESDYIPYEEPNVDYHDPIPIKHERYPMDRDLNDPYFDILIPIEKKQ; from the coding sequence ATGGAAGATTTTCAGTATGAAATTGTGACGAAGCCCGCATATCGGGGAGTTGGATTAAAGTGGGATGGTTCGTATGAGGAAGTAAGCACTTTGAAAAAAGTCATTGACCGCATGAGCAACAGAGCAGGAGAATTAGACAATGCTGTCGATCCTCAGACGCAGTTAGGACTGTCCTATCATTTAAGACCAGATGGATTTGTGCATTATTCAGTATTCGAAGTTAACGATGAGCAGCATATTCCCGATGGCATGGTGGAAATCCACGTGCCGGAAATGACCTATTTGGTGGTGCACCATGAAAAGGGACAGGACATTGGCGGTACTTACGATAAAATTTTTAAATGGATCAAGGAAAGTGACTATATTCCTTATGAAGAGCCGAATGTCGATTATCATGATCCAATACCGATTAAACATGAGCGGTACCCGATGGATCGTGATTTAAATGATCCCTATTTTGATATTCTGATTCCGATTGAAAAGAAGCAATAG
- a CDS encoding LTA synthase family protein, whose product MMNKNKLINKNISVSKMGFFFIAVGLLWIKSYLTYVYEFNLDIQNAMQEFLLFFNPLSSALIFLGIALFAKGKRAGIWIIVADFLMSFLLYANVVYYRSATDYITLPTLTQTDNFGSLGGSIVNLMAWHDLLYAVDIILLITLYVWSRKTWSVSRLKMWKPALVLVAGVMALAVNLSLATEDRPELLTRTFDRNYIVKYLGSYNFAIYDAVQTIKSSRQRVLADSDDITVVQNYTNNKYASPNKELFGAAKGKNIIKIHLESFQSFLIDYKLHGEEVTPFLNSLVHDQSKNFTYFDNFFHQVAQGKTADAELLLDTSLYPLPQGAAFVTKGNNTYQALPAILGQKQNYTSAVFHGDNKSFWNRDEVYKEFGIDKFFHAEHYDMNEENVIGYGLKDKPFFKQSMPMLKSLEQPFYAHMMTLTHHHPYLIGDEEASIKPANTGDPSVDRYFQTARYLDESLKQFFKDLKEAGLYKDSVIMIYGDHYGISENHDKAMKQITGEKITDFKHTQLQRVPFLIKIPGVDGKGTVHEYSSQVDVMPTLLHLMGIKANKYIMFGTDMFSKEHKEYVILRDGDFITRKYTMVDGKYYDNETGEEIKEPTKEMKEMAKKVRHELELSDNVLLGDLLRFYEPSEKWQPVDASEYSYIKEEEKEE is encoded by the coding sequence ATGATGAATAAAAATAAATTGATAAACAAAAATATATCGGTGTCAAAAATGGGATTCTTTTTCATCGCAGTAGGATTGCTTTGGATCAAATCCTACCTGACTTACGTCTATGAATTTAATCTTGATATACAAAATGCTATGCAGGAATTTCTGCTGTTTTTCAACCCGCTCAGCTCAGCATTGATCTTCCTTGGTATTGCGCTGTTTGCTAAGGGTAAGCGTGCAGGAATATGGATAATTGTAGCAGATTTCCTGATGAGTTTTCTGTTATACGCGAATGTGGTCTACTACCGGTCGGCGACTGACTATATTACACTGCCAACCCTGACGCAGACCGACAACTTTGGTAGTCTTGGCGGAAGTATAGTCAATTTGATGGCATGGCATGATCTGCTGTATGCAGTGGATATCATTTTATTGATTACATTGTATGTTTGGAGCAGAAAAACCTGGTCAGTAAGCCGTTTGAAAATGTGGAAACCTGCACTTGTACTTGTGGCAGGTGTGATGGCATTAGCTGTCAACTTAAGTCTTGCAACAGAGGATCGACCAGAACTTTTAACAAGAACATTCGACCGTAACTATATTGTGAAGTATTTGGGCTCGTATAATTTTGCAATCTATGATGCGGTTCAAACGATAAAATCGTCCAGACAGCGTGTACTTGCAGACAGCGATGATATTACGGTTGTTCAAAACTACACGAATAATAAATATGCCTCTCCGAATAAGGAACTTTTTGGTGCTGCAAAGGGCAAAAATATTATTAAAATTCACCTTGAGTCATTTCAGTCATTTTTAATAGATTACAAGCTTCATGGTGAAGAGGTAACACCATTTTTAAATTCATTGGTTCACGACCAAAGTAAGAATTTCACGTATTTTGATAACTTCTTCCACCAGGTGGCTCAGGGTAAAACTGCCGATGCTGAATTGTTATTGGATACTTCCCTTTATCCGTTGCCACAGGGAGCGGCTTTTGTGACCAAAGGAAATAACACGTATCAGGCATTGCCCGCTATTCTCGGACAGAAGCAGAATTATACGTCAGCAGTATTCCATGGCGACAACAAAAGCTTCTGGAACCGTGATGAGGTTTATAAGGAATTTGGGATCGATAAGTTTTTCCATGCCGAGCACTATGACATGAACGAGGAAAATGTGATTGGCTATGGCTTGAAGGATAAGCCTTTCTTCAAACAGTCGATGCCGATGCTGAAGTCGCTTGAACAACCGTTTTATGCACACATGATGACGTTAACCCACCATCACCCGTATCTGATAGGTGATGAGGAAGCATCCATAAAGCCTGCGAATACAGGTGACCCATCGGTGGACCGGTATTTCCAGACAGCACGATACCTGGATGAGTCCTTGAAACAGTTCTTTAAAGATCTGAAGGAAGCAGGTCTGTATAAAGATTCGGTAATCATGATTTATGGTGACCACTATGGTATTTCGGAAAATCATGATAAAGCGATGAAGCAGATTACCGGTGAAAAAATAACCGACTTTAAGCATACACAATTACAGCGTGTTCCATTTTTGATTAAAATTCCTGGCGTCGACGGCAAGGGTACTGTTCACGAATACTCCAGTCAGGTCGATGTCATGCCAACATTGCTGCACTTGATGGGTATCAAAGCCAACAAGTACATTATGTTTGGTACAGATATGTTTTCGAAAGAACACAAAGAATATGTCATCTTACGTGACGGTGACTTTATAACACGAAAATATACAATGGTAGACGGAAAATATTATGATAATGAAACAGGTGAAGAAATCAAGGAACCGACAAAAGAGATGAAGGAAATGGCTAAAAAAGTACGCCATGAACTCGAATTGTCCGATAATGTATTGTTAGGCGATCTCTTACGGTTTTATGAGCCGAGTGAGAAATGGCAACCTGTGGATGCTTCGGAGTACTCGTATATTAAGGAAGAGGAAAAAGAGGAATAA